Proteins encoded in a region of the Phocoena phocoena chromosome X, mPhoPho1.1, whole genome shotgun sequence genome:
- the ALAS2 gene encoding 5-aminolevulinate synthase, erythroid-specific, mitochondrial yields the protein MLLQRCPVLIRSPTAILGKMIKTHQFLIGIGRCPILATQGTTCSQIHLKATKAGADSPSWAKSHCPFMLLELQDGKSKIVQKAAPEVQEDVKTFKTDLPISLASTSLRKPFFSPQEPEKNSEKVTHLIQNNMAGNHVFGYDQFFRNKIMEKKQDHTYRVFKTVNRWADAYPFAEHFFEASVASKDVSVWCSNDYLGMSRHPRVLQATQETLQRHGAGAGGTRNISGTSRFHVELEQELAELHQKDSALLFSSCFVANDSTLFTLAKILPGCEIYSDAGNHASMIQGIRNSGAAKFVFRHNDPDHLKKLLKKSNPETPKIVAFETVHSMDGAICPLEELCDVAHQYGALTFVDEVHAVGLYGSRGAGIGERDGIMHKIDIISGTLGKAFGCVGGYIASTRDLVDMVRSYAAGFIFTTSLPPMVLSGALESVRLLKGEEGQALRRAHQRNVKHMRQLLMDRGLPVIPCPSHIIPIRVGDAALNSRICDLLLSKHGIYVQAINYPTVPRGEELLRLAPSPHHSPQMMEDFVEKLLAAWTEVGLPLQDVSIAACNFCRRPVHFELMSEWERSYFGNMGPQYVTTYA from the exons ATGTTGCTACAGCGTTGCCCAGTGCTTATCCGGAGCCCCACAGCCATCCTGGGCAAGATGATTAAGACTCACCAGTTCCTGATTGGTATTGGACGCTGTCCCATCCTGGCCACCCAAGGAACAACCTGTTCTCAAATCCACCTTAAGGCAACCAAGGCTGGAGCGG ATTCTCCATCTTGGGCCAAGAGCCACTGTCCCTTCATGCTGTTGGAACTCCAGGATGGGAAGAGTAAAATTGTGCAGAAGGCAGCCCCAGAAGTCCAGGAGGATGTGAAGACTTTCAAGACAG ACCTGCCCATCTCCCTGGCCTCAACCAGCCTGAGGAAGCCATTCTTCAGTCCCCAGGAGCCAGAGAAGAATTCAGAGAAGGTCACACACCTGATTCAGAACAACATGGCTG GAAACCATGTCTTTGGTTATGACCAGTTTTTTAGGAACAAGATCATGGAGAAGAAACAGGACCACACCTACCGTGTTTTCAAAACTGTGAACCGCTGGGCTGATGCATACCCCTTTGCCGAACACTTCTTTGAGGCATCTGTGGCTTCAAAGGATGTGTCTGTCTGGTGCAGTAATGACTACCTGGGCATGAGCCGGCACCCTCGGGTCTTGCAAGCCACACA AGAGACCCTGCAGCGTCACGGAGCTGGAGCTGGTGGCACCCGCAACATCTCAGGTACCAGCAGGTTTCATGTTGAGCTGGAACAAGAGCTGGCTGAGCTGCACCAGAAGGACTCAGCCCTGCTATTCTCTTCCTGCTTTGTGGCCAATGACTCTACTCTCTTCACCTTGGCCAAGATCTTGCCAG GGTGCGAGATTTACTCAGATGCAGGCAACCATGCTTCAATGATCCAAGGTATCCGCAATAGTGGAGCAGCGAAATTTGTCTTCAGGCACAATGACCCTGACCACCTGAAGAAACTTCTAAAGAAGTCTAACCCTGAGACACCCAAAATTGTGGCCTTTGAGACTGTTCACTCCATGGatg GTGCCATCTGTCCCCTTGAGGAGTTGTGTGATGTGGCCCACCAGTATGGGGCTCTGACCTTCGTGGATGAGGTTCATGCTGTAGGACTGTATGGGTCCCGGGGTGCTGGGATTGGGGAGCGTGATGGAATTATGCACAAGATTGACATCATCTCTGGAACTCTTG GCAAGGCCTTTGGCTGTGTGGGCGGCTATATCGCCAGCACCCGTGACTTGGTGGACATGGTGCGCTCCTATGCTGCTGGCTTCATCTTCACCACTTCTCTGCCTCCCATGGTGCTCTCTGGGGCTCTGGAATCCGTGCGACTGCTCAAGGGAGAGGAGGGCCAAGCCCTGAGACGGGCCCACCAGCGCAATGTCAAGCACATGCGTCAGCTACTAATGGACAGAGGGCTTCCTGTCATCCCATGCCCCAGCCACATCATCCCCATTCGG GTGGGTGATGCAGCACTGAACAGCAGGATCTGTGACCTCCTGCTCTCCAAGCATGGCATCTATGTGCAAGCCATCAACTACCCAACTGTCCCCCGGGGTGAGGAGCTGCTGCGCTTggcaccctccccccaccacagcCCTCAGATGATGGAAGACTTTGTGG AGAAGCTGCTGGCAGCCTGGACTGAGGTGGGGCTGCCCCTCCAGGATGTATCTATAGCTGCCTGCAACTTCTGTCGTCGTCCTGTGCACTTCGAGCTCATGAGTGAGTGGGAACGTTCCTACTTTGGGAACATGGGGCCCCAGTATGTCACCACCTATGCCTGA